GCTTGAGGAATGGTTTGATTTGAAATACatcaaatataaagatataaattctatcacaaaagaattttatagtgtatttaattatattatgatCACTAATGTATCTGCTTTCATAATTTTATGcagataaaaatgttataatgatGGTTTAAAGCTGATTCAATCACAATTTTATAAGCTTATTTATCAAAAGTTAAAatagaagacttttaaaaatagctaaaaaggTAACACATGTCAGTGTTTAATGTTTCTGTAACTGTTGGTAAGGCTTACATCTAAATCTGATGCAGAATTCTTAATGGCATTGAAACAGTTCTTTCTTTAGCCACATGGTATTCATTGGTACTATGAGTCTGGAAGAGATTGGCTATGGGTACCACTTCTTGTCTTCAGCTGTGATTGTGCAATATCAGCAAGAGCACTTTGTATCTTTTCCAGAAGCATGTCCCCTCGATAAACAACATCCTCCAGACATGTGGCAGCTTCATGGTTTTCTTCTTCTAGCTTATATAAGCTAGCAGCCTTTATAAGACACAAATTGAAAAACCATTAgaattaagaaggaaagaaactctAGCAgagagatttaattttaaatctagATGACTTAATGACcattgtgatatattttttagtagCAGAAATTCTAAAAATCAGATAACTTAAGAATTTCCCTTGCATgaattatcaaaaagaatgaatttttaaaattattttttatttttttgagacagagtctcgcttttgttgcccaggctagagtgagtgctgtggcgtcagcctagctcacagcaacctcagactcctgggctcaagcaatcctactgcctcagcctcccaaatagctgggactacaggcatgcgccaccatgcccggctaattttttctatatatattagttggccaattaatttctttctatttatagtagagacagggtctcgatcttgctcaggctggtttcgaactcctgagctcaaatgatccgcctgcctcggcctcctagagagctaggattacaggcgtgagccactgcgcccggccaagaatggatttttatttttttaatttttttctttattttattttattttttttgagacagagtctcgctttgttgcccaggctagagttagtgccatggcgtcagcctagctcacagcaacctcaatctcctgggctcaagcgatccttctgcctcagcatcctgagtagctgggactacaggcatgcaccaccatgcccagctaattttttctatatgtattagttggccaattaattttctttctatttatagtagagacggggtctcgctcttgctcaggctggttttgaactcctgacctcgagcaatccgcctgcctcggcctcccagagtgctaggattacaggcgtgagccaccgcggccagCCAAGAATGAATTTTTCAATTAGAGATCTCTAGATATCTGTATGCGACTCTCTTCCACATTACTTTTGGACACTATTATTCTACTCCACATCCAGAATGCCATCCTCCTCTCATTCTTCACTAGGAAGAGAAAAACTGAGGAAAATTGGAGATTTCCTTATAACTCAAAATTGGACAACTATATACATTCAACACAATCTTCAATAGACTATACCAACTCCTAATAGTAAAACTCTCATCTTAAAGTAACTTTgaatactataacaaaatatgcTAGGGTTTGAATGTTCCAAAATTCACAGGTTAAAATCAAATCCTCAATTTGTGATAGTATTAAatggtagggcctttgggagatacttaggtcatgagggcagagccctcacagATGGGATTAGGACCCTTGTAAAAGGGCTCCAGGTTGAAAGGGAagctcttgctctcttgcccttctgccttccaccatgtcAGGAAGTAGAAATAAGGCCCTAAATagatgctgacaccttgatcttgtacttcccaggctccagaacagggagaaaataaatttctgttcttcataattacccagtcttaggtattttgttatagcagcaaaaataaacaaagataaaaggCACTAAATCTAtctcttttaattcaaaattctcCATTACTGATAAAATTCTCAAACAAATAGACACTTTTACCTGCAAAGCAGCTGTAGATTCTTCACTGGGTAAGGAATCTATCAAAACATCAATATCTTTTGCTGTTCGTGCAATCAGTGCTGCAAAAAGCTGGGCATACTCTAGAGAAAGATAGGTATTACTAAATTAGGATATTAAAGA
This Microcebus murinus isolate Inina chromosome 10, M.murinus_Inina_mat1.0, whole genome shotgun sequence DNA region includes the following protein-coding sequences:
- the MED21 gene encoding mediator of RNA polymerase II transcription subunit 21, which codes for MADRLTQLQDAVNSLADQFCNAIGVLQQCGPPASFNNIQTAINKDQPANPTEEYAQLFAALIARTAKDIDVLIDSLPSEESTAALQAASLYKLEEENHEAATCLEDVVYRGDMLLEKIQSALADIAQSQLKTRSGTHSQSLPDS